Within Conexibacter woesei DSM 14684, the genomic segment CGCGCCGCAACCTCGACCTGCAGGACTTCCTGATCGTCCCGGTCGGCGCCGCGACCTATCCCGAGGCGCTGGAGGCGTCATCCGCCGTCATCGAGGCGACCGGCGAGATCCTGCGCGAGCGGGGCCTCTCGACCCTGCACGCCGACGAAGGGGGCTTCGGCCCCGCGCTGGCAGGCCACCGCGACGCGCTCGAGCTGGCCGCGACGGCGGTCGAGCGCGCCGGGCTGCGGCTCGGCGACGACGTCGCGTTCGCGCTCGACGTCGCCGCGACCCATTTCCAAGATCCGGCGACCGGCCTCTACGACCTGACGGCCGAAGGGCGCGTCGTCGACGCGGCCGGCATGGTGGACCTGCTCGAAGGCTGGATGCGCGAGTTCCCGATCGTCTCGATCGAGGACCCGCTGGCAGAGGACGACTGGGACGGCTGGAAGCTGGCCAGCGAGCGGCTCGGTCGCAGCGCCCAGGTCGTCGGCGACGACCTCTTCACCACGAACGCGACGCGCCTGCGCCGCGGCGTCCGCGACGGCGCCGCCAACAGCGTGCTGGTGAAGATGAACCAGATCGGCACGCTCTCCGAGACGCTGGCGCTCGCGGAGCTGGCGCGCGCGGCCGGCTACGGGATCGTCGTCTCGGCGCGCTCGGGCGAGACCGAGGACGACGCGCTCGCCGACCTCGCGGTCGCCGCCCGTGGCGGCCAGATCAAGGTCGGCTCGCTGACGCAGTCCGAGCGGCTGGCGAAGTACAACCGCCTGCTGCGGATCCTCGACGAAGTCGGCCCGCACACCGCGCTGCCGCGATGGGAGTGGGCGT encodes:
- the eno gene encoding phosphopyruvate hydratase, with translation MSRIATVRGREVLDSRGRPTVEAEVVLDDGVRVHASVPSGASTGRHEAHELRDGDLSRYRGRGVRTAVANVRDLLEPAVAGLDPTRQEEVDAALIAADGTPEKSRAGANAVLAVSLAVARAGACSRGIPLWQHLIGDEDPVMPRPMINLISGGLHARRNLDLQDFLIVPVGAATYPEALEASSAVIEATGEILRERGLSTLHADEGGFGPALAGHRDALELAATAVERAGLRLGDDVAFALDVAATHFQDPATGLYDLTAEGRVVDAAGMVDLLEGWMREFPIVSIEDPLAEDDWDGWKLASERLGRSAQVVGDDLFTTNATRLRRGVRDGAANSVLVKMNQIGTLSETLALAELARAAGYGIVVSARSGETEDDALADLAVAARGGQIKVGSLTQSERLAKYNRLLRILDEVGPHTALPRWEWAWAR